A single region of the Schizosaccharomyces osmophilus chromosome 3, complete sequence genome encodes:
- the rpn8 gene encoding 19S proteasome regulatory subunit Rpn8, with protein MPPSPSVISEGTTVVPQHVIVHPLVLLSAVDSYIRSAQGTKRRVVGILLGQNNGTVVNVANSYAIPFEEDEKNSSVWFLDHNFMESMNEMFKKINANEKLIGWYHTGPQLRPSDLEINNLLKKYIPNPVLVIIDVKPKSVGLPTNAYFAIDEIKDDGSKSSRTFVHLPSSIEAEEAEEIGVEHLLRDTRDVSVGTLATRVTQQAQSLQGLGQRLTEIADYLRKVVGGQLPLNHAILAELQGVFNLLPNVFSGPVSSEQVLQTEAQRAFNINSNDQLMSIYISSIVRAVIALHDLLDSLAASKTVEQQEIKPLLQQEESAAAHAEQKL; from the exons ATGCCACCTTCTCCTTCAGTGATTTCCGAAGGAACTACGGTTGTTCCTCAACATGTT ATTGTTCACCCATTGGTCTTGCTTTCTGCAGTGGACTCTTATATTCGTTCAGCACAAGGAACGAAACGTAGAGTTGTTGGCATTCTCTTAGGACAAAACAATGGTACAGTTGTCAATGTTGCCAACAGTTATGCGATCCCATTtgaggaagatgaaaagaactCTTCTGTATGGTTTTTGGATCACAATTTTATGGAATCGATGAACGAAATGTTTAAAAAGATTAACGCTAACGAAAAACTTATCGGTTGGTACCATACCGGTCCTCAATTACGTCCATCTGATTTGGAAATCAATAATTTACTTAAGAAGTACATTCCCAATCCTGTGCTTGTGATTATTGATGTCAAGCCCAAATCTGTTGGATTGCCAACCAACGCTTATTTTGCTATTGATGAAATCAAGGATGATGGCTCAAAATCTAGTAGAACTTTTGTTCACCTTCCTTCTAGCATTGAAGCCGAGGAGGCCGAAGAAATTGGTGTTGAGCATCTTTTACGTGATACTAGAGATGTTTCTGTCGGTACTCTTGCTACTCGTGTCACTCAGCAAGCTCAATCTCTGCAAGGCCTTGGTCAGCGCTTAACCGAAATTGCCGACTATCTTCGAAAGGTTGTGGGCGGTCAACTTCCACTTAACCATGCAATCTTGGCTGAACTTCAGGGCGTGTTTAACCTTTTACCCAACGTTTTCTCCGGACCCGTATCCTCTGAACAAGTTTTGCAAACGGAGGCTCAACGTGCTTTTAATATTAACTCCAATGATCAGTTAATGAGTATTTATATTTCTAGCATCGTTCGTGCCGTCATTGCTCTACATGATCTTTTGGATTCCCTTGCTGCAAGCAAAACCGTTGAACAACAAGAGATCAAACCACTTCTgcaacaagaagaatctgcAGCTGCACATGCTGAGCAGAAGCTGTAA
- the ggc1 gene encoding mitochondrial carrier, guanine nucleotide Ggc1 — MAPVQGNKSESQIARVTGAASAGILELSLFHPVDTISKRLMSNHGRITSMNQLNTVLFKDAANAPLLKKLGSLFPGLGYAACYKVVQRIYKYSGQPIVKDFLATNYGNKFDQTFGKGSGKAIMHATAGSLVGVGEIFLLPLDVLKIKRQTNPEAFKGRGVFRILADEKFALYRGWGWTAARNAPGSFALFGGNAFAKEYIFKLKDYSHATFVQNFFTSIAGASASLIVSAPLDVIKTRIQNKSFDNPASGFTILKNMAKYEGFTSFFKGLTPKLLTTGPKLVFSFTMAQTLIPFFDKAFK; from the coding sequence atggcaCCCGTTCAAGGAAATAAGTCAGAATCTCAAATTGCTCGTGTAACCGGCGCTGCTTCAGCTGGTATTCTCGAgctctctctttttcatcctGTTGACACTATCTCTAAGCGTTTGATGTCTAATCATGGACGCATTACTTCCATGAATCAACTGAATACTGTCCTTTTCAAGGATGCCGCTAATGCTCCtttgttgaagaagctTGGATCTCTTTTCCCGGGTTTGGGCTACGCCGCTTGCTACAAAGTCGTCCAACGTATCTACAAGTACAGCGGCCAACCTATTgtaaaagattttttggCTACCAACTATGGCAACAAGTTTGATCaaacttttggaaaaggttCCGGAAAAGCCATCATGCACGCTACAGCCGGTAGTCTTGTAGGTGTTGGTGaaattttccttcttcctttggaTGTGTTGAAGATTAAGCGCCAAACCAACCCTGAAGCTTTCAAGGGACGTGGTGTTTTCCGAATTTTGGCTGATGAAAAATTCGCTTTGTACCGTGGATGGGGTTGGACTGCGGCTCGTAATGCTCCCGGTTCTTTCGCTCTTTTTGGTGGTAATGCTTTCGCTAAGGAATATATCTTCAAGTTGAAGGACTATTCTCATGCTACCTTCGTCCAAAACTTCTTCACTTCAATTGCTGGTGCTTCGGCCAGTTTGATTGTTTCCGCTCCCTTGGATGTCATCAAGACCCGtattcaaaacaagagCTTCGACAACCCTGCTTCCGGTTTTACAATTTTGAAGAACATGGCCAAGTACGAAGGCTTtacttctttcttcaaggGTCTTACTCCCAAACTTTTAACCACCGGACCAAAACTggttttttcatttaccATGGCTCAAACTttaattcctttctttgacAAGGCTTTCAAGTAA
- the mpf2 gene encoding meiotic pumilio family RNA-binding protein Mpf2, translating to MQTIELGTPSASNTPSVSSKTNPSKLTTSFDGNKIDEQDPYFTVTRKLHALADIVGAQQKEIENQKKEIHSKTKCVEELKLLLANTRPPIDAGLALNNYASGSPSLATPSVPSATASDNGLQAPKLMHPSSGGMGSLYSYPNGASSALSDVSGSLNFPRKPELSSRKSTSSTSFSLPKGLSNENYSSASSTSDILESSKAIDRKTKLTNTPWDLCNNNHSDLSLANLQLDGTKPTIANNPLSNSSKHGIQKSVFSASTDASSTDQTAYVRDLWPNETNASMASATLGSNLVSALKAPSLNSSRSSSYTKGPTGSNVPSIWDPSNNVSLPTINDSANPRENAIRYRKLSERNAVYDWNIIVNKIILSNDQQSSIFLQQKLKMASPEIKQAIIDCILVQACPLMLNRFGNFLIQRCFEHGTPHQVRVIGSTIMGNMYKLATDPFGCHVVQKAFDNIDEDIKYSMMEELFLTINETIMHHYACHVWQKLFETRWYKYPVNVMDRVNIALKGKWHEVALGENGSLVVQNMFENCVENDKQDCIEEVILHLDLIVRGQWGNWVIQHMVENSQGDALRRVVGGLLLRATEYSVDQYASKVMEKAIKFGPRDFISLYLKQITNARMDRTRQPLIDIASDQYGNYLIQQIIQLAQPSDRSTVITHIKKHMVSLRGSKYGQKVAFLAEKWKTQNPQFLSNAGFD from the coding sequence ATGCAAACCATTGAACTTGGAACGCCTTCAGCTTCTAACACCCCTTCTGTTTCCAGCAAAACAAATCCATCAAAATTAACCACAAGTTTCGATGGCAATAAAATCGACGAACAGGATCCTTACTTTACGGTTACTAGAAAACTGCATGCACTAGCTGATATCGTTGGTGCTCAACAAAAGGAGattgaaaaccaaaagaaggaaattcattcaaaaacgaaatgtGTTGAAGAACTTAAGCTTCTTTTAGCAAATACGAGACCTCCTATCGATGCAGGACTTGCTTTGAACAATTATGCTTCTGGAAGCCCTTCTTTGGCAACACCATCTGTACCTTCAGCTACTGCTTCCGACAATGGGCTACAGGCGCCAAAGTTAATGCATCCTAGTTCTGGTGGTATGGGTAGTCTCTACTCATATCCCAACGGAGCTTCATCAGCTTTGAGTGATGTTTCTGGCTCCCTCAACTTCCCTCGAAAGCCTGAATTATCAAGCCGAAAGTCAACTTCCTCTACCTCATTTTCACTTCCTAAAGGACTGAGTAATGAAAACTACTCATCTGCTTCATCGACATCTGATATTCTTGAGTCATCTAAAGCTATAGACAGGAAAACTAAACTAACAAACACCCCTTGGGATTTATGTAATAACAATCATTCTGATCTTTCTTTGGCCAATTTACAACTAGATGGAACTAAACCAACCATTGCCAACAATCCTTTATCAAACTCATCCAAGCATGGTATTCAAAAATCTGTATTCTCAGCCAGTACGGATGCATCTAGTACTGACCAAACTGCATACGTGCGTGATTTATGGCCTAATGAAACAAATGCAAGCATGGCCTCTGCAACCTTAGGATCAAACCTAGTATCCGCCTTGAAAGCTCCTTCATTGAACTCTTCAAGAAGCTCTTCTTATACGAAAGGACCCACCGGTTCAAATGTACCATCAATCTGGGATCCTTCTAACAATGTTTCGTTGCCAACTATAAACGATTCTGCAAATCCTCGCGAAAATGCCATCCGTTACCGAAAGCTCTCCGAGAGGAACGCCGTTTACGATTGGAATATAATTGTTAACAAAATTATATTAAGCAATGATCAGCAATCCTCTATATtccttcaacaaaagctGAAGATGGCATCTCCTGAGATTAAACAAGCTATCATTGATTGCATATTAGTCCAGGCCTGTCCATTGATGCTCAACCGATTTGgcaattttttgattcaacGTTGCTTTGAACATGGAACCCCTCATCAAGTTCGAGTTATTGGATCTACCATCATGGGGAATATGTACAAATTGGCTACCGATCCTTTCGGATGCCATGTCGTACAGAAAGCATTTGACAATATCGACGAAGATATCAAGTATTCCATGATGGAGGAGTTATTTCTTACGATTAATGAGACGATAATGCATCATTATGCTTGTCATGTTTGGCAAAAGCTCTTTGAAACGCGTTGGTACAAGTATCCCGTGAATGTTATGGACCGAGTTAATATAGctttgaaaggaaaatggCATGAGGTGGCATTAGGAGAAAATGGAAGTTTGGTTGTTCAAAACATGTTTGAAAATTGCGTTGAGAACGATAAACAAGACTGCATTGAGGAAGTTATCCTCCACCTGGACCTAATTGTACGTGGCCAATGGGGTAACTGGGTAATTCAACACATGGTTGAGAATTCTCAAGGCGATGCTTTACGACGCGTGGTGGGTGGCTTGCTTCTACGAGCTACAGAATATAGTGTGGATCAATATGCCTCCAAGGTCatggaaaaagcaatcaagTTTGGCCCAAGGGACTTTATTTCTCTATATCTAAAACAAATTACGAATGCTAGAATGGATCGAACAAGACAGCCATTGATTGACATTGCATCGGACCAATATGGTAACTATTTAATCCAACAGATAATTCAGCTTGCTCAGCCCAGTGATCGCTCGACTGTGATCACGCATATAAAAAAGCATATGGTGTCTCTTCGCGGAAGCAAATATGGCCAAAAGGTCGCATTCCTTGCCGAGAAATGGAAAACCCAGAACCCGCAGTTTCTTTCGAACGCTGGTTTTGATTGA
- the ssl1 gene encoding transcription factor TFIIH complex subunit Ssl1, producing MSKADKNYDSDKSESEDEQQNGRVSNKGRKHDDNEGYTWEGEYQRSWDIVQEDAEGSLIGVIAGLINAGKRKRLLRDTTPLRRGIIRHMVLVLDLSSAMEERDFHHKRFELQIKYAVEFVMEYFEQNPISQLSIIGVKDGIAQRVSDLHGNPQSHIQKLKSLRDYSGNFSLQNALEMARASLSHIASHGTREVLIIFGSIFSSDPGDIFRTIDALVSDQIRVRIVGLAAEVAICREICDRTNSSSTNAYGVVLSEQHFRELLLESTIPPATDSSKTADSSLVMMGFPSKVVEQSPSLCTCHSLPSRGGFHCPRCKAKVCTLPIECPSCKLVLILSTHLARSYHHLFPLKNWIDLPWSAKPTSSHCFACQVPFPKASEASDQEQTASSMRFECPSCKLHFCIDCDIFAHEQLHECFGCQCSGN from the exons ATGAGTAAAGCGGATAAAAATTATGATTCTGACAAGTCTGAAAGCGAAGATGAACAGCAAAACGGAAGAGTGAGCAATAAAGGACGCAAACACGATGATAATGAAGGATATACTTGGGAAGGAGAATATCAGCGTTCATGGGATATCGTTCAAGAAGATGCTGAAGGAAGTTTAATTGGAGTCATTGCAGGATTGATAAATgctggaaaaagaaaaag ATTGCTTCGTGACACAACACCTTTGCGAAGAGGAATCATTCGTCACatggttttggttttagATCTAAGCTCTGCAATGGAAGAGCGAGATTTCCATCATAAACGATTTGAATTACAAATTAAATATGCAGTTGAGTTTGTCATGGAATATTTCGAACAGAATCCCATTTCTCAGCTGTCAATTATTGGCGTAAAAGATGGTATCGCTCAACGTGTTTCCGATTTGCATGGAAATCCGCAATCCCACatccaaaaattaaagTCGCTTCGCGATTATAGTGgaaatttttctcttcaaaaTGCTTTGGAAATGGCCAGAGCGTCTTTATCCCACATTGCTTCTCATGGGACAAGAGAGGTGTTAATTATCTTTGGttctatcttttcttctgatCCTGGTGATATCTTTCGAACAATTGATGCTCTTGTTTCCGACCAAATCCGGGTTCGGATTGTTGGTCTTGCTGCTGAGGTTGCTATCTGCCGTGAAATATGTGACCGAACTAATAGCTCTTCTACAAATGCATATGGTGTGGTTTTAAGTGAACAACACTTTCGTGAACTGCTTTTGGAGAGCACAATTCCCCCAGCAAcggattcttcaaaaaccgCTGACTCCTCCCTAGTAATGATGGGGtttccttcaaaagtaGTTGAGCAATCTCCAAGTTTATGTACTTGTCATTCATTACCCTCTCGTGGTGGCTTCCATTGTCCTCGTTGTAAAGCAAAGGTTTGCACTTTGCCCATAGAATGTCCCAGTTGTAAACTAGTCTTGATTCTATCCACCCATCTCGCTAGGTCCTATCATCatttatttcctttaaaaAACTGGATAGACTTACCTTGGTCTGCAAAACCTACTTCGTCACATTGTTTTGCTTGTCAAGTTCCTTTTCCCAAAGCTTCAGAAGCGTCTGACCAGGAGCAGACCGCATCTTCCATGCGTTTTGAATGTCCTTCTTGTAAACTGCATTTTTGTATCGATTGCGATATATTTGCCCATGAACAATTACATGAATGTTTTGGCTGCCAATGCTCCGGaaattaa
- the rix1 gene encoding Rix1 complex Armadillo-type fold Rix1 yields the protein MQNSMTDLLEGGSLSLVKSWLSTSFPNEKTLPLQIPVIADILLKQKCIKNLGLSEHGLIVRKNWCTSLTRMLHHKDFRLRWSAIILIDCTISQSYECLIEHGVTWVKLLIQLLNRPELPRTLESAISTVSKIFISSSGKPGITRELVTPNLSSFITACLRVGETGKCLETIFVCLYQILLHHAPTFRPISSSIKKLCIQVLEENEIIDSPLKKKAAVLYASLYRCQGKGNLSDNWKKDFINTIQEYHVALNFLFNLVIEEQTYADAARDEELSFPKIKGHYEECYQMALQRCRNLHLVLMSFLSTKTEKSVSMPVSHLLDLIRRIYAVQLSSSVKSTIESSIQALLFMVLPHLHTLANELSRKLLAVCPSSLMLVLSSMLDYVNDCLLSEATHDGVFCTSLQLISDFLEKMHADIPLPKYENVVALALERITESQNRASGEAVESGPDQMRATKKRRTLAGSQTGDSLISSVSSGFSMDDRCLTHCFSFLSSVLKNSISLPRMLRTKIDRTILQLVLAKPTPDALTHLHDLLIASILAPGDCQAIILPHALHVLTGPLGIMHASPVVSSHAGQYLKTFEVLLHPRFPPLQKRLPVYEEESAFESRFEPISAISRNSPVLQPLGLSGFSTNTLGGNKEARHDDSEVKAHLEHSKLSTSQDNGTYLASDRITNESDELKQGQDGIENKQNAYESNQSTEETVSFSRTEQNEEDTETAVGDTKHTTTTTTTDDDDDEIDLSINASVDTDGEEPVIHEEVTTIEHASQKQDLAEKESLGNRGSSASLYRFNSVDQGSTGLKDDEITSPSENNVSKGDDRADEDNESLPSINLDSDSD from the coding sequence TGAACATGGTCTTATAGTTCGTAAAAACTGGTGCACTAGTCTTACTCGCATGTTGCATCACAAAGACTTTCGACTTCGCTGGTCTGCTATTATTCTAATAGATTGCACCATCTCTCAGAGTTATGAATGTCTCATTGAGCATGGCGTTACATGGGTCAAGTTACTGATTCAATTGTTAAATCGACCTGAACTTCCAAGAACTTTAGAAAGTGCAATCAGTACTGTCTCTaagattttcatttcttcttcaggcAAACCAGGAATCACTCGAGAGCTTGTAACTCCTAACTTGTCCTCATTTATAACTGCTTGTCTTCGAGTAGGCGAAACTGGAAAATGTTTGGAAACTATTTTTGTATGTCTATATCAAATTTTACTTCATCACGCTCCTACTTTTCGTCCTATAAGCTCTTctataaaaaaactttgtaTTCAAGTGTTGGAAGAGAACGAAATTATTGATTCACctctgaaaaagaaggctGCTGTTCTGTATGCATCTCTGTATCGATGCCAAGGAAAAGGGAATCTTTCAGACAACTGGAAAAAGGACTTTATAAATACGATACAAGAATATCACGTCGCTTtgaatttcctttttaatttaGTCATAGAGGAACAAACGTATGCGGATGCCGCAAGAGATGAGGAATTaagttttccaaagatCAAAGGTCATTATGAGGAATGCTATCAGATGGCTCTACAAAGATGTAGAAATCTGCATTTGGTACTCATGTCTTTTTTGTCTACTAAAACTGAAAAGTCGGTATCTATGCCAGTAAGCCATTTATTAGACTTAATACGACGTATATACGCTGTCCAGCTATCTTCATCAGTGAAATCTACAATTGAAAGTTCCATCCAGGCATTGCTATTCATGGTTTTACCGCATTTGCACACGCTCGCGAATGAATTGAGTCGAAAATTACTTGCTGTTTGTCCTAGCTCCCTTATGCTGGTCTTGTCGTCCATGCTAGATTATGTTAATGATTGTCTTCTTTCGGAGGCTACTCATGATGGTGTCTTTTGCACGTCGCTTCAACTCATTTCTGACTTTCTGGAGAAGATGCATGCTGATATTCCTCTTCCAAAGTATGAAAATGTCGTAGCTTTGGCATTAGAAAGGATTACCGAATCACAAAACCGGGCTTCTGGTGAAGCTGTTGAGAGTGGTCCAGATCAGATGCGTGCTACCAAGAAACGCAGAACTTTAGCCGGAAGCCAGACAGGCGACTCCTTAATTTCATCTGTTTCTTCCGGATTTTCTATGGATGATAGATGTCTTACTCattgcttttcctttttgagTTCTGTTTTAAAGAATAGCATCAGTCTACCCAGAATGCTTAGGACTAAAATCGATCGTACTATTCTCCAGCTTGTCCTTGCGAAACCAACACCAGATGCCCTCACTCATTTACATGATTTGTTAATTGCATCTATTTTGGCACCTGGGGACTGCCAAGCTATCATTTTACCACATGCTTTACATGTCCTAACAGGACCCCTAGGAATAATGCATGCGTCACCGGTTGTTTCTTCCCATGCAGGgcaatatttgaaaacttttgaGGTATTATTGCACCCCAGGTTTCCACCTCTTCAGAAACGACTTCCAGTatatgaagaagaaagtgCTTTTGAGTCCCGATTTGAGCCTATATCCGCTATATCCCGAAACTCTCCAGTGTTACAGCCACTAGGGTTATCTGGATTTTCCACCAACACTCTTGGTGGAAACAAGGAAGCCAGACATGACGATTCCGAGGTTAAAGCTCATTTGGAGCATAGCAAGTTGTCTACTTCTCAAGACAACGGGACCTACCTAGCATCTGACAGGATTACAAACGAGTCGGATGAATTAAAACAAGGTCAAGACggaattgaaaacaaacagaatGCGTATGAATCTAATCAAAGCACAGAAGAGACCGTCTCTTTTTCGAGAACCGAGCAAAATGAAGAGGATACTGAAACGGCAGTTGGAGACACTAAGCACACTACAACTACAACTACGACcgatgatgatgatgatgaaattgatttATCAATTAACGCTTCAGTTGACACGGATGGAGAAGAACCTGTGATACATGAAGAAGTAACCACGATCGAACATGCGTCTCAGAAACAAGATCTTGCTGAAAAAGAGAGCCTGGGAAATAGAGGTAGTTCAGCATCTTTATATCGTTTTAACAGTGTTGACCAAGGAAGTACTGGGTTAAAGGACGATGAAATAACAAGTCCTTCTGAGAATAATGTTTCCAAAGGCGATGACCGTGCCGATGAAGACAATGAATCTTTACCTAGTATTAATTTGGATTCGGACAGTGATTGA